The window TTTGCCTTGTAAGATGCGCGACACATCCAATAAGTCTTCAATTAATTGAGTTTGTAGATGGGCGTTGCGTTCGATCGTTTCCAAAGCGCGATCGATCGTTTGGGGATCTAATTTGCGCGATCGCAACAATCTGGCCCAACCTTGAATCGGATTGAGGGGCGTTCGCAACTCGTGGGAAAGCACTGCCAAAAACTCATCCTTCACTCGATTTGCCGCCTCTGCTCTGGCCCGGTCTCGTTGTGCCGTGCGATACAGCCGCGCGTTATCGATCGCTAAAGATGCCCGACGCGCCAGTTCTTGGGCGAACATCAAATCGGTGCGATCGTAATGTCGTCCCGACTCGGCAGCCACAAAAGAAATCACCCCTAAAACTTGCTCCTGTACCAAAAGCGGCACCGTCATCACCGAGCTAAAACCGACCTCCCGCAGCATTTGCAAATGTTCCGGATCGCGAGCACCGACTACCAAAATTTCATCGGGAATGTCAGGCAATAGATCCGGTTCTCCCGTGCGTAAAGTTAAGGCAGCACCGCGCCCGTGAGGATCGTTAATATCGATCGGATACTTTTGGTTGAGTTCTTTTGCCCAAGCAACCTTTTCTGGGTTAATATGGGTAACCGCTAACTCCTTGAGCAAACCATCCTCTTCAATGATATGTACTACGCACCAGTCAGCTAACTGAGGAACTGCTAACTGCGCCACTCGATCCAAAGTTGTCTGGTAATCCAAGGAAGATGCCAGCACCGTACTAGCTTCGGCAAGAAAATTTTGAGCTTGTTGCAGACGCACTCGATCCGTGACATCTAGTACATAAGTAACCACACCTTCTACTTGTTGTCTTCGATCTTTAGTCGGTAGGTAATAAACATTGTAATAACCGGGGCGGCGGTCATAGCGACCGGGTACGTTAACTGCTAATTCGGATGAAATAAAAGGCTCTCCACTATCGTATATTCTTTGAAATAACGCCACTAAATCGGGATCGGATTGAGCGAACAATTCAGGAATGGTATAACCTAAATGTTCTTGGCGACTTAGCCCGTTAATTTCTGCCAGTGCTTCGTTAATCGCCACAAATCGCTGCTTATGGTCTAAAAAAGCCATTCCCACTGGCGATGTTTCAAAAATGGTGCTTAACTGCCGTCGCATCTGTTCAGCTTCCATGCGAGCAGTTCTTTCTCCAGCTAACAAGCGTTCTCGTTCGGCTTCTGCTTGTTTGCGATCGGAAATATCCACGCAAGCACAAGTAATTCCGATCACTTGGTTAGCTTGATCTCGCAATGGTTCTACAGTTAAATCAAAATACCAATCTCGCTCCTCTACCGTTAGCTTGACTTCCTCGCGCCTTCCCATCCCAGTTTCTAGAACTTGCTGCTTGATGCTACTCAAAACTCGCGCATCTTCAGCCGAAAGCAAATCTTCATCCCGTTTACCGATGACGAAATCAACCTCATAATTGGGAGTCGGATTATAAATCCAGGTATAGCGCAATTCCCGATCTTGGTTAAATACGGTCAATGGCGAGTTTTTCAGTGCTACGTAAAGTCTTTCTTCTGCTTCTTTTCGTGCTTGTTCTGCTTGCTTGCGTTCCGTGAGGTCGATCGTATAGAACACTCCGCTCTCGTGAGTGCCTTCAAAGTGACCTCCTCCAGCCAAAACGCTGACGCGGGTTCCATCTTTGCGAATAAACTCTTTTTCATAAGGGTTGCAGTAGCCCATTTCTACTGCTTCCAGGTAACCTCGTCGATCCAAGGCTGCATATTCAGGCGGAGTAATGTCTGTCCAGCGCAGCCCTCGATTGAGAAATTCTTCTCGCGCGTAACCTAGCAGATCGAGTAGGGCATCATTGGCGTCCGAAATAGTGCCATCAATATGATAAAAGCCCATTCCCATCATGTTCGACTCGAAAATGCGCCGGAAACGTGCTTCGCTTTCTCGTAAAGCTTGCTCGACTCGTTTGTAGTCAGTGACATCACGGGCAATTCCCAGTACCGATTCTACTGAGCCATCTGATGTAAATTCGGGAACTAAGCGGGACTGATACCAACGAGTACCGTCGGGGGCAGGAAAATTAAACTCGATACTCGTTCCCTCACCAGTGCGAAAAACTTGGTCTAATTTTTGATGCCATTGGGTATAAATTTCTGGTGACATTCCTAACTCAGCGTTCGTTTTGCCAATGAAAGCTGCTGGTGAAATGCCTGTTGCTTTCTCCACTGCCGGACTGACGTAGAGGTGACGAAATTCTCGATCGACTCGGCTAATAATATCAGGCGCGTTCTCAGCCAAAGTTTTAAACTGTTGTTCTTGACGGCGCAGTTCTTTTTCTAATTGTTTGTGGTGGGTAACGTCGAGAAAAGCTCCGATGACTCCCCGTACTCTACCGGATTCATCTTTTAAGGGAACGGCTTTTCCATAAATATGTCGGATCGCTCCATCATCAAAAACTAGTTCTGCATCCTCTAATACTTCCTGTCCGGTTCTCCCGGCTTTTTGCATGGATAGCTCTTCGACGGGAATTTCTTGACCGTTCCTTCGCAGCTTAAACTTGAATGGGCAAACTCGATCGGCTGGAGTTGCAGTTGCTACCGTACCCGGTTCTGCTCGCATTACTTGATACGCCGCCGGGTTAGCTGTCATTTGGTGGCATTCGGGATCGCGGGCGATCCAAACCGCAGCTGGCACGATTTCCATGAAGGCTTCTAATTCTTCTGCTCTAACATTGGCGAGTGCTTCGCTCTTTTGCAAGGCTGCTTCTGTTCGTTTGCGATCGCTAATATCTCGAATATATAAAGAAACCCCTTCTTTGGCAGGGTAAGCGTGAACTTCTACCCAACTATCATAGGGTGCATAAAATTCTTCAAATATCAGTGCAGTTTGTTTCGCAAATACTTGGTAAAAATTTTGCTCCAAACGGCTGCCACGCAAATCGGGAAATACATCCCAAACCGATCTTCCAATTAATTCTTCTTTAGATTTTCTTAGTAGTTTAGCGGCTTCTTCATTGACGTAAGTAAAATGCCACTCGCGATCGAAGGAAATAAACGCATCTGTAATGCTTTCTAAAATATTAACTATTTTCCGATTTGCTGCCAGTGCCGCAGCTTCGGCTTGCTTGGTTCCGGTCACATCTGTCAAAATTATCCCTACACCAGCTGTTTCGCCTTTCCCATTGCGAACCGGATAATAGTTGGCTAACCAGTAACCGTGAATAGTTGCTCCTTCGAGGGTTTGACGAGAAATTTCTATATTCAATAATGGCTCGCCCGTATCTAAAACTTTTTGTAATTGAGGCTCGACGATATCGGCTATTGCTGGCAGTACTTCCCTGAATGTT of the Leptolyngbyaceae cyanobacterium genome contains:
- a CDS encoding PAS domain-containing protein gives rise to the protein MKRDRTGKFINNWTLEAKQRVNLSLTQKAWCFLEEQASRNGISKSEVIERYARSFEQERDRIKTSIEQETESLSIPNPFFCHKLPECQADLLYLIDSLLAAAPIGICFLDKQLRYIRVNEVLASINGLPIEAHLGKTFREVLPAIADIVEPQLQKVLDTGEPLLNIEISRQTLEGATIHGYWLANYYPVRNGKGETAGVGIILTDVTGTKQAEAAALAANRKIVNILESITDAFISFDREWHFTYVNEEAAKLLRKSKEELIGRSVWDVFPDLRGSRLEQNFYQVFAKQTALIFEEFYAPYDSWVEVHAYPAKEGVSLYIRDISDRKRTEAALQKSEALANVRAEELEAFMEIVPAAVWIARDPECHQMTANPAAYQVMRAEPGTVATATPADRVCPFKFKLRRNGQEIPVEELSMQKAGRTGQEVLEDAELVFDDGAIRHIYGKAVPLKDESGRVRGVIGAFLDVTHHKQLEKELRRQEQQFKTLAENAPDIISRVDREFRHLYVSPAVEKATGISPAAFIGKTNAELGMSPEIYTQWHQKLDQVFRTGEGTSIEFNFPAPDGTRWYQSRLVPEFTSDGSVESVLGIARDVTDYKRVEQALRESEARFRRIFESNMMGMGFYHIDGTISDANDALLDLLGYAREEFLNRGLRWTDITPPEYAALDRRGYLEAVEMGYCNPYEKEFIRKDGTRVSVLAGGGHFEGTHESGVFYTIDLTERKQAEQARKEAEERLYVALKNSPLTVFNQDRELRYTWIYNPTPNYEVDFVIGKRDEDLLSAEDARVLSSIKQQVLETGMGRREEVKLTVEERDWYFDLTVEPLRDQANQVIGITCACVDISDRKQAEAERERLLAGERTARMEAEQMRRQLSTIFETSPVGMAFLDHKQRFVAINEALAEINGLSRQEHLGYTIPELFAQSDPDLVALFQRIYDSGEPFISSELAVNVPGRYDRRPGYYNVYYLPTKDRRQQVEGVVTYVLDVTDRVRLQQAQNFLAEASTVLASSLDYQTTLDRVAQLAVPQLADWCVVHIIEEDGLLKELAVTHINPEKVAWAKELNQKYPIDINDPHGRGAALTLRTGEPDLLPDIPDEILVVGARDPEHLQMLREVGFSSVMTVPLLVQEQVLGVISFVAAESGRHYDRTDLMFAQELARRASLAIDNARLYRTAQRDRARAEAANRVKDEFLAVLSHELRTPLNPIQGWARLLRSRKLDPQTIDRALETIERNAHLQTQLIEDLLDVSRILQGKLSLNIAPVNLMTTITAALETVRLSAEAKGIQIETILHPNVGQVLGDAGRLQQVIWNLLSNSIKFTSHGGRMQIWLERVGDSARIRVIDTGKGISPHFLPYVFDYFRQADSTTTRKFGGLGLGLAIVRHIVELHGGTVQAESPGEEQGATFTINLPLMSAPTNEYQPQDSSDNLANLTGIKILVVDDDVDTRELVAFILEQTGAEITQASSAKNALEILPNSVPDILVCDIGMPEMDGYALMRQVREMPSKQVREIPAIALTAYAGEIDRQQALSAGFQMHLSKPVEPDQLVNAIATQLNRF